The Primulina eburnea isolate SZY01 chromosome 8, ASM2296580v1, whole genome shotgun sequence genome contains a region encoding:
- the LOC140838423 gene encoding LOW QUALITY PROTEIN: zinc transporter 8-like (The sequence of the model RefSeq protein was modified relative to this genomic sequence to represent the inferred CDS: deleted 1 base in 1 codon) produces MKTLFFAIMALLPIVIMAECTCEADEEERNTSLALKYKLVAIASILVASAIGVCLPVLGKAVPALSPDRNFFFIVKAFAAGVILSTGFIHVLPDAFEDLTSPCIGERPWGDFPFTGFIAMVSAIGSLMVDTYATSHYRRRSAGKAAAQVGNEEEGMVQVHAHATHGHAHGSVSSVSDSDETELLRHRVISQVLELGIIVHSVIIGIALGASESPKTIRPLIAALTFHQFFEGIGLGGCIAQAKFKSRAVAIMGLFFSLTTPVGIAIGIGITNIYSETSPTALIVQGCFNSASAGILIYMALVDLLAADFMSPKLQSSGKLQLGANVSLLLGAGAMSLLAKWA; encoded by the exons ATGAAGACCCTTTTCTTTGCGATAATGGCGCTG CTGCCCATAGTTATTATGGCAGAATGTACGTGTGAGGCCGATGAAGAAGAACGAAACACGTCTCTGGCATTAAAATACAAATTAGTGGCAATCGCGTCGATATTAGTGGCTAGTGCAATTGGGGTTTGCCTTCCGGTTCTTGGAAAAGCGGTGCCTGCATTGAGCCCTGATCGGAACTTCTTCTTCATCGTCAAAGCTTTCGCCGCCGGAGTGATCCTGTCGACGGGTTTTATACATGTTCTACCGGACGCTTTCGAGGACCTGACGTCTCCGTGCATCGGCGAGAGACCGTGGGGGGATTTCCCGTTCACGGGTTTTATCGCCATGGTTTCTGCTATTGGGTCGTTGATGGTGGATACGTACGCCACTTCGCATTACAGGCGCAGGTCGGCCGGTAAGGCGGCGGCCCAAGTTGGGAATGAGGAGGAAGGGATGGTTCAGGTGCATGCTCACGCCACGCACGGCCATGCACATGGATCTGTTTCTTCGGTGTCGGATTCTGATGAAACGGAGCTCCTCCGGCATCGAGTAATATCCCAG GTGTTGGAGTTGGGTATCATAGTCCACTCGGTGATAATTGGAATCGCTTTAGGTGCTTCGGAAAGTCCTAAAACAATACGGCCTTTGATTGCTGCTTTGACATTCCATCAATTCTTTGAAGGCATTGGCCTCGGAGGATGCATTGCACAGGCAAAGTTCAAGTCACGGGCAGTCGCAATAATGGGTCTATTCTTCTCCCTCACGACTCCAGTTGGCATTGCAATTGGCATTGGAATAACCAACATCTACAGTGAAACAAGCCCGACTGCTCTGATTGTCCAAGGATGCTTTAACTCAGCATCTGCAGGGATCTTGATATACATGGCACTCGTGGATCTTCTTGCTGCTGATTTTATGAGTCCCAAATTGCAAAGCAGTGGAAAGCTTCAATTAGGAGCAAATGTCTCTCTTCTTTTGGGTGCTGGAGCTATGTCTCTTTTGGCCAAGTGGGCTTGA